In Myxococcus stipitatus, the following are encoded in one genomic region:
- a CDS encoding ornithine cyclodeaminase family protein, producing MSTLILSAKELRGLYTVQLGLDAVERAFRAHGRGESLMPPKVYLSLPQYDGDFRAMPAFLDGAAGVKWVNAHPRNPKKHGLPTVRALYILSDPDTASPLAILDGTLLTAWRTGCAGGIASKYLAKPKPRTLGLVGCGVQARVLIDAHRALFGEMELLLADTSESAAKALQAEKGGRVVSLQEASGADIVCTSTPSRTPVVKREWLKAGAHINAMGADAPGKQELDARILTEGRVFIDDTEQALHSGEVNVPLHDGLLKPEHIAGTLGEVVAGKKPGRAGDEVTVFDSTGLALQDVALARALYDVARAKGVGQSLDIVGG from the coding sequence ATGTCCACCCTCATCCTCAGCGCCAAGGAGCTGCGCGGCCTCTACACCGTCCAGCTTGGCCTCGACGCCGTCGAGCGGGCCTTCCGAGCCCACGGCCGCGGCGAGTCCCTCATGCCTCCCAAGGTGTACCTCTCGCTGCCGCAGTACGACGGCGACTTCCGCGCCATGCCCGCGTTCCTCGACGGCGCCGCCGGAGTGAAGTGGGTCAACGCCCATCCGCGGAACCCCAAGAAGCACGGCCTGCCCACCGTGCGCGCCCTCTACATCCTCAGCGACCCCGACACCGCGTCGCCCCTGGCCATCCTCGACGGCACCCTCCTCACGGCCTGGCGCACCGGCTGCGCGGGCGGCATCGCCTCCAAGTACCTGGCGAAGCCCAAGCCCCGCACCCTCGGGCTCGTCGGCTGCGGCGTCCAGGCCCGCGTCCTCATCGACGCCCACCGCGCCCTCTTCGGCGAAATGGAGCTGCTCCTCGCCGACACCTCCGAGTCCGCCGCCAAGGCCCTCCAGGCCGAGAAGGGCGGCCGGGTCGTCAGCCTCCAGGAAGCCTCCGGCGCGGACATCGTCTGCACCTCCACCCCCTCGCGCACCCCCGTCGTGAAGCGCGAGTGGCTCAAGGCCGGCGCTCACATCAACGCGATGGGCGCGGATGCCCCCGGCAAGCAGGAGCTGGATGCGCGCATCCTCACCGAGGGCCGCGTCTTCATCGACGACACCGAGCAGGCCCTCCACTCCGGCGAGGTCAACGTCCCCCTCCACGACGGCCTGCTCAAGCCCGAGCACATCGCCGGGACCCTGGGCGAAGTCGTCGCTGGCAAGAAGCCCGGACGCGCCGGTGACGAGGTCACCGTCTTCGACTCCACCGGCCTCGCCCTCCAGGACGTCGCGCTCGCCCGCGCCCTCTACGACGTCGCCCGCGCCAAGGGCGTCGGCCAGTCGCTCGACATCGTCGGCGGCTGA
- a CDS encoding fucose-binding lectin II — MFQGSGEGNVTMPLTTQGFITPGSNGGQASFTVPGSGSQLSTYKVAVSYNKGNGLQPSNVEGNSSTFTTPAGGQLVVGVVCSEDATDNDYNDGVVYFTLYPSL, encoded by the coding sequence GTGTTCCAAGGCTCCGGCGAGGGGAACGTGACGATGCCGCTCACCACGCAGGGCTTCATCACCCCGGGCAGCAACGGGGGACAGGCGTCCTTCACGGTGCCCGGCTCGGGCAGCCAGCTCAGCACCTACAAGGTCGCCGTCTCGTACAACAAGGGCAACGGGCTCCAGCCCAGCAACGTGGAGGGCAACAGCAGCACCTTCACCACGCCCGCGGGCGGGCAGCTCGTCGTCGGCGTGGTGTGCTCCGAGGACGCCACGGACAACGACTACAACGACGGCGTGGTGTACTTCACGCTCTACCCCTCGCTGTGA
- a CDS encoding serine/threonine-protein kinase has protein sequence MSDHDEVELRHALAEGLLSREECEALREEAARLGRRPLELLKERGRLSEDTHASILRLMLREEDTRGPMAPAAPRPDAPGPVMVDTGRQREDATPPNVDATLTLEKDPARASPASAVETPAFPIPGWEHYTPVRFLGQGGMGRVFLAWDTRLHRQVALKFVRGDEPELVRRFVSEARAQARVTHLRVCEVYEVGEVQGRFYIAMRYVEGQPLQALVETLSVEQKARVLREAAEGVHAAHRVGLIHRDIKPSNILVERSADGELSPFVMDFGLARDWKEGVTATGTVLGTPHYMSPEQARGEVARLDRRADVYSLGATLYALLTGAPPIPGENGLEVLGNIATVEPRPPRALDRDIPVDLEAITLKCLEKDRSARYGSARELAEDLGRFLDGAPVLARTGPGYRARKWLRKHRRAVAVGTGALTVVSLALGQAVLARREVSQREALARRFTEQVERIEAQARYSGTSPMHDTRQDREDLGARMRELETAMRDAGPMAEGSGHYALGRGYLALDDDARARTHLEAAWKAGATEPRVAYSLALALVHLYQQARLEAERQQDGVTREARLREASLRYGEPARDFLRKSEGAEVPAPEYVAALLAFLENRPDEALAKLDMLGSRLPWFHEAPLLRGDILLTRGTGRWNTGNREGALADFDEGRRAYTRAADIGRSVPAVYRALAQLEGWSLLVALYGQGDVPLHHAKGVEAASKALALAPDDAEAHELLAHFHRRLAEHRARQGGEVEPLLEQALLSARRAVESRPERSRALHELAMVHWQRARFRQEKGLDPRDALREAAATFERVPAEARDYDFHADLGQVFRVWADHEEGGGGDPLPFREKAIAEHERATLIDAKRPEAWMNLGTEYLSRASHPRAEHPSEDLDKAAASLARAQSINPGHVVPWFYAGEVHLARASRHRDAGMDPRPALKLAEEAYQKGVSINPKLPPLHNGLGTIWFERAKDAWERGEDVEPALREALKAFDAAIALAPAQGYGQNNVGEVHAWRATMLVLEGQSPDEEVRAARVALKDALARVPDLPQPWMNLGTALQAEAVWAMKQGRSPGPALEESLKSLRRALELHPKQAQAWRVLGETLAVEALVKARPGDKGFMDAEQALQRAVELEPTQPEHLVALGNVCLAWGRWLGSPGGTPVLERGLSLVDKALALRGGWPRAQALRAGLLLASTPEAGLGEPEPRRHARELLSRALDDNPRLKREWSRWLSASSGGSAVSR, from the coding sequence ATGAGCGACCACGATGAGGTCGAGCTGCGCCATGCACTCGCGGAGGGCCTCCTCTCGCGTGAAGAGTGTGAAGCCCTGCGCGAGGAGGCGGCGCGTCTGGGGCGCCGTCCCCTGGAGCTGCTGAAGGAGCGGGGCCGGCTCTCCGAGGACACCCATGCCTCCATCCTCCGGCTGATGCTGCGCGAGGAGGACACGCGAGGCCCCATGGCCCCGGCAGCTCCTCGTCCCGACGCCCCAGGCCCGGTGATGGTGGACACGGGCCGTCAGCGCGAGGACGCCACGCCCCCCAACGTGGATGCGACGCTGACGCTGGAGAAGGACCCGGCCCGCGCTTCTCCCGCATCCGCCGTGGAGACCCCTGCCTTCCCCATCCCGGGTTGGGAGCACTACACCCCCGTCCGCTTCCTGGGGCAGGGCGGCATGGGCCGCGTGTTCCTCGCCTGGGACACCCGGCTGCATCGTCAGGTCGCGCTCAAGTTCGTGCGCGGTGATGAGCCGGAGCTCGTGCGCCGGTTCGTCTCGGAGGCTCGCGCCCAGGCGCGAGTGACACACCTTCGCGTCTGCGAGGTGTACGAAGTGGGCGAGGTCCAAGGGCGCTTCTACATCGCCATGCGGTACGTGGAGGGACAGCCGCTCCAGGCGCTGGTGGAGACGCTCAGCGTCGAGCAGAAGGCCCGCGTGCTGCGCGAGGCCGCGGAGGGTGTGCACGCCGCCCATCGCGTGGGGCTCATCCATCGAGACATCAAGCCCTCCAACATCCTGGTGGAGCGGTCCGCTGACGGTGAGCTGTCTCCCTTCGTCATGGACTTCGGGCTCGCTCGCGACTGGAAGGAGGGGGTCACCGCGACGGGCACCGTGCTCGGCACGCCGCACTACATGTCTCCCGAGCAGGCTCGCGGAGAGGTGGCCCGATTGGACAGGCGCGCGGATGTCTACAGCCTGGGGGCCACGCTCTATGCGCTGTTGACCGGGGCGCCGCCCATCCCCGGCGAGAATGGCCTGGAGGTGCTGGGCAACATCGCCACGGTGGAGCCGCGTCCACCTCGCGCGTTGGACCGCGATATCCCCGTGGACCTGGAGGCCATCACCCTCAAGTGCCTGGAGAAGGACCGCTCCGCGCGCTACGGCTCGGCGCGCGAGCTGGCGGAGGACCTGGGCCGCTTCCTCGACGGTGCGCCGGTGCTCGCTCGCACGGGTCCTGGCTATCGCGCGCGCAAGTGGCTGCGCAAACACCGCCGCGCCGTCGCCGTGGGGACCGGTGCGCTGACCGTGGTGTCGCTCGCGTTGGGACAAGCGGTGCTCGCGCGCAGGGAGGTCTCCCAACGCGAGGCCCTGGCCCGCCGTTTCACCGAACAGGTGGAGCGAATCGAGGCCCAGGCCCGCTACTCCGGCACCTCTCCCATGCATGACACGCGTCAGGACCGCGAGGACCTCGGCGCCCGGATGCGCGAGCTGGAGACCGCGATGCGTGACGCCGGCCCCATGGCGGAGGGCTCGGGCCATTATGCGCTGGGGCGCGGTTATCTCGCGCTCGATGATGACGCGAGGGCGAGGACACACCTGGAGGCCGCGTGGAAGGCGGGAGCCACGGAGCCTCGCGTGGCGTACTCGCTGGCCCTGGCCCTGGTGCACCTCTACCAACAAGCCCGATTGGAGGCGGAGCGGCAACAGGACGGGGTGACGCGTGAGGCCCGGCTGCGTGAAGCATCCCTGCGCTATGGCGAGCCAGCCCGGGACTTCCTTCGCAAGAGCGAGGGCGCGGAGGTCCCCGCTCCCGAGTACGTCGCCGCGCTGCTCGCCTTCCTCGAGAATCGTCCCGACGAGGCGCTGGCGAAGCTGGACATGCTGGGCTCACGCCTGCCCTGGTTTCACGAGGCCCCGCTGCTTCGCGGCGACATCCTGCTGACGCGCGGCACGGGCCGGTGGAACACGGGCAACCGCGAGGGTGCGCTCGCGGACTTCGATGAGGGCCGGCGAGCGTATACACGCGCGGCGGACATCGGGCGCAGTGTCCCCGCGGTGTATCGCGCCCTGGCTCAGTTGGAGGGCTGGTCGCTCCTGGTCGCGCTCTACGGACAAGGGGATGTCCCGCTCCATCACGCCAAGGGCGTGGAGGCCGCGTCGAAGGCACTGGCGTTGGCCCCCGACGACGCGGAAGCACACGAGCTGTTGGCGCACTTCCACCGCCGCCTCGCGGAGCACCGCGCGCGCCAGGGGGGCGAGGTGGAGCCCCTGCTGGAGCAGGCCCTGCTGTCGGCCCGTCGCGCGGTGGAGTCGCGGCCGGAGCGGTCTCGCGCGCTTCACGAGCTGGCCATGGTCCATTGGCAGCGCGCGCGCTTTCGACAGGAGAAGGGGTTGGACCCCCGCGACGCCCTGCGCGAGGCCGCCGCCACCTTCGAGCGTGTTCCCGCCGAGGCCCGTGACTATGACTTCCACGCCGACCTGGGCCAGGTCTTCCGCGTCTGGGCGGACCATGAGGAGGGCGGAGGTGGGGACCCGCTGCCCTTCCGGGAGAAGGCCATCGCCGAGCACGAACGCGCCACCCTCATCGACGCGAAGAGGCCCGAGGCGTGGATGAACCTGGGCACGGAGTACCTCTCCCGCGCTTCACATCCCCGCGCCGAGCATCCCTCGGAGGATTTGGACAAGGCCGCGGCGTCGTTGGCTCGGGCCCAGTCCATCAACCCCGGCCACGTGGTGCCGTGGTTCTACGCGGGAGAGGTCCACCTGGCCCGCGCCTCGCGGCACCGCGACGCGGGCATGGACCCGCGCCCCGCGCTGAAGCTCGCCGAGGAGGCCTACCAGAAGGGCGTGTCCATCAACCCGAAACTGCCGCCGCTGCACAACGGCCTGGGCACAATCTGGTTCGAGCGCGCCAAGGACGCCTGGGAGCGAGGAGAGGACGTGGAGCCCGCGCTGCGCGAAGCCTTGAAGGCCTTTGACGCGGCCATCGCCCTGGCTCCCGCGCAGGGGTATGGGCAGAACAACGTGGGGGAGGTCCACGCCTGGCGTGCGACCATGCTCGTGCTGGAAGGCCAGTCCCCGGACGAGGAGGTCCGCGCCGCGCGCGTGGCCCTGAAGGACGCGTTGGCCCGTGTGCCGGACCTGCCGCAGCCGTGGATGAACCTGGGCACCGCGCTCCAGGCGGAGGCCGTGTGGGCCATGAAGCAAGGCCGCTCTCCGGGCCCCGCGCTGGAGGAGTCCTTGAAGTCCCTGCGCCGCGCGCTGGAGCTCCATCCCAAACAGGCGCAGGCGTGGCGGGTGCTGGGGGAGACGCTGGCCGTCGAGGCCCTCGTGAAGGCACGGCCTGGGGACAAGGGCTTCATGGACGCGGAGCAGGCGCTTCAGCGCGCTGTCGAGCTGGAGCCCACGCAACCCGAGCACCTCGTGGCGCTCGGGAACGTGTGTCTGGCGTGGGGGCGGTGGCTTGGGTCCCCAGGTGGGACGCCAGTGCTGGAGCGAGGGCTGTCGCTCGTGGACAAGGCCCTGGCCCTTCGAGGTGGATGGCCTCGCGCCCAGGCGCTTCGAGCCGGGCTGCTGCTGGCGTCCACTCCAGAGGCGGGACTCGGAGAGCCCGAGCCACGTCGTCACGCGCGGGAGCTGTTGTCCCGCGCGCTCGATGACAACCCGCGCCTCAAGCGCGAGTGGAGTCGCTGGCTCTCCGCCTCGAGCGGGGGCTCCGCTGTCTCGCGGTAG
- a CDS encoding sigma-54 dependent transcriptional regulator, translating into MSPTLADVSTAAVLERGGGPKGPHPVPALTVISHPIPSRVGERLRLDALAEGREVALSRNGPDFHPPGAGASRGQALNDPFISRKPLVFAPGSRAGSVRLTCQDGGTRVAIAGSAMEGTWELSESELAAGVPLELGQRVVLLLHVVEGGDEAPTVDTLGMVGESTGVRRLRRHIERVADLDVPVLIRGETGTGKEHVAQAIHQRSRRRSGRFLSVNLGAIPKELAAAELFGAQKGAYTGATQGREGFFRAAHGGTLFLDEVGEAPPEVQVMLLRVLETGELYPVGGSTPIAVDVRLLAATDADLDERIRDGRFKAPLLHRLAGYDLHVPPLRERREDVGRLFFHFAREELETLGEAHRLDNEDAYAEPWLPSPLATRLVRFQWPGNIRQLRNLARQLVIGSRGQSSLQAEPRLEHELELAAAARPGAAVTTEPLLVAAHTEAPLEARVSPRRKASQVTEQELLAALREHAWDLKATAEALGIPRPSLYDLIDKSPNLRTAGDLSSEEIAGAFEAHAGDLDAMARGLEVSRRALGRRLKELGLTPRAE; encoded by the coding sequence ATGTCCCCCACGCTCGCCGATGTGTCCACCGCCGCCGTGCTGGAGCGGGGCGGCGGCCCGAAGGGACCACACCCGGTCCCCGCCCTCACCGTCATCTCCCACCCCATCCCCAGCCGCGTCGGTGAGCGGCTGCGGCTCGATGCGCTCGCGGAGGGACGTGAGGTGGCCTTGTCCCGCAACGGGCCGGACTTCCACCCGCCCGGCGCCGGCGCCTCGCGGGGACAAGCGCTGAACGACCCGTTCATCAGCCGCAAGCCCCTGGTGTTCGCCCCGGGCTCGCGCGCTGGAAGCGTGAGGCTGACGTGCCAGGACGGAGGCACACGGGTGGCCATCGCCGGCTCCGCGATGGAGGGCACGTGGGAGCTGTCCGAGAGCGAGCTGGCCGCGGGAGTCCCGCTGGAGCTGGGCCAGCGCGTGGTGCTGTTGCTCCACGTGGTGGAGGGCGGCGACGAGGCCCCCACCGTCGACACGCTGGGCATGGTGGGGGAGAGCACCGGCGTGCGGCGCCTGCGCAGACACATCGAGCGCGTGGCGGACCTGGACGTGCCCGTGCTCATCCGAGGAGAGACGGGCACGGGCAAGGAGCACGTGGCCCAGGCCATCCATCAGCGCAGCCGCCGGCGCTCGGGCCGCTTCCTCTCCGTCAACCTGGGCGCCATCCCCAAGGAGCTCGCCGCCGCCGAGCTGTTCGGCGCCCAGAAGGGCGCGTACACGGGCGCGACGCAGGGGCGCGAGGGCTTCTTCCGCGCCGCGCACGGAGGCACCCTCTTCCTGGATGAAGTGGGCGAGGCCCCGCCCGAGGTGCAGGTGATGCTCCTTCGGGTGCTGGAGACCGGGGAGCTGTACCCCGTCGGAGGCTCCACGCCCATCGCCGTGGACGTGCGGCTGCTCGCGGCGACGGACGCGGACCTGGACGAGCGCATCCGCGACGGGCGCTTCAAGGCGCCGCTCCTGCACCGGCTCGCGGGCTATGACCTCCATGTCCCCCCGCTGCGCGAGCGGCGCGAGGACGTGGGGCGCCTCTTCTTCCACTTCGCCCGCGAGGAGCTGGAGACGCTGGGCGAGGCGCACCGGTTGGACAACGAGGATGCCTACGCGGAGCCCTGGCTGCCCTCGCCGCTCGCGACGCGGCTGGTCCGCTTCCAGTGGCCCGGCAACATCCGGCAGCTTCGCAACCTTGCGCGGCAGCTCGTCATCGGCAGCCGGGGACAGTCGAGTCTCCAGGCCGAGCCGCGGTTGGAGCATGAGCTGGAGCTCGCCGCCGCCGCCCGGCCTGGTGCCGCGGTGACGACCGAGCCCCTCCTCGTCGCGGCCCACACCGAAGCGCCCCTGGAGGCGCGCGTGTCGCCGCGGCGCAAGGCCTCCCAGGTGACGGAGCAGGAGCTGCTCGCGGCGCTGCGGGAGCATGCCTGGGACTTGAAGGCCACCGCCGAGGCGCTGGGCATCCCCCGGCCCTCGCTCTACGACCTCATCGACAAGAGCCCCAACCTGCGCACCGCGGGGGACTTGAGCTCGGAGGAGATTGCCGGCGCCTTCGAAGCACACGCGGGGGATTTGGATGCGATGGCGCGCGGGCTCGAGGTGTCTCGCCGGGCCCTGGGCCGGCGATTGAAGGAGCTGGGCCTCACGCCTCGCGCGGAGTGA
- a CDS encoding class I SAM-dependent methyltransferase yields MPLPQMIAVRIWSVLLEIITRLGDLLIIVWRPRLVPPYLSLWLREALASPYRARRSFDVVRALHASGQHFRELIYGETPVHTAVWLFKQAGLDATSLLVDLGAGRGRVLLAARWLGARARGVELLEQHVSLASGLVSRAGAELLLGDATQADLSDATHVFINWTALAPETRERLVERLRTCRPGTRVLTVTRPVEGPGFTLLSRHWLLFTWGPEHVWIHERSAPGDAL; encoded by the coding sequence ATGCCCCTCCCCCAGATGATCGCCGTGCGCATCTGGAGCGTGCTGCTCGAGATCATCACCCGGCTGGGCGACCTGTTGATCATCGTCTGGCGCCCGCGCCTCGTCCCTCCCTACCTGAGCCTCTGGCTGCGGGAGGCCCTCGCGTCGCCCTACCGCGCGCGCCGCTCCTTCGACGTGGTCCGCGCCCTCCACGCCAGCGGCCAGCACTTCCGCGAGCTCATCTACGGGGAGACCCCCGTCCACACCGCCGTGTGGCTCTTCAAGCAGGCGGGCCTCGACGCCACCTCCCTCCTGGTCGACCTGGGCGCGGGCCGAGGACGCGTGCTCCTCGCCGCGCGCTGGCTGGGCGCCAGGGCCCGGGGCGTCGAGCTCCTGGAGCAACACGTGTCGCTCGCCTCGGGACTGGTGAGCCGCGCGGGCGCGGAGCTGCTCCTGGGGGATGCCACCCAGGCCGACCTGAGCGACGCCACCCACGTCTTCATCAACTGGACCGCGCTGGCCCCCGAGACGCGGGAGCGCCTCGTCGAGCGGCTGCGCACCTGCCGCCCCGGCACCCGGGTCCTCACCGTCACCCGCCCCGTGGAGGGCCCCGGCTTCACCCTCCTCTCCCGGCACTGGCTCCTCTTCACCTGGGGCCCGGAGCACGTCTGGATTCACGAGCGGAGTGCCCCCGGGGATGCTCTTTGA
- a CDS encoding DJ-1/PfpI family protein — MAKVLILAGDAAESLEVMYPYQRLLEEGYEVHLAAPSKKKLQFVVHDFVDGFDTYTEKPGYTWQADLAFSEVKPSDYVALVIPGGRAPEYLRNNADCQRIVRHFFEQNRPVAHICHGPLLLTAAGVLKGRKSAAYPALKLDVQGAGAEFVDSAAVIDGNMVSARAWPDHPAWMREFMKMLRAKAPAA; from the coding sequence ATGGCCAAGGTCCTGATTCTGGCTGGAGACGCGGCGGAGTCCCTCGAGGTGATGTACCCGTACCAACGGCTGCTGGAGGAGGGCTACGAGGTCCACCTCGCGGCCCCGTCGAAGAAGAAGCTCCAGTTCGTGGTGCACGACTTCGTGGACGGCTTCGACACGTACACGGAGAAGCCCGGCTACACGTGGCAGGCGGACCTGGCCTTCTCCGAGGTGAAGCCCTCCGACTACGTCGCCCTGGTCATCCCCGGTGGCCGCGCCCCTGAGTACCTCCGCAACAACGCCGACTGCCAGCGCATCGTCCGACACTTCTTCGAGCAGAACCGCCCCGTGGCCCACATCTGCCACGGCCCGCTGCTGCTCACCGCCGCCGGTGTCCTCAAGGGCCGCAAGAGCGCCGCCTATCCCGCGCTGAAGCTCGACGTGCAGGGCGCGGGCGCGGAGTTCGTCGACTCCGCCGCCGTCATCGACGGGAACATGGTCTCCGCCCGCGCCTGGCCGGACCACCCCGCCTGGATGCGCGAGTTCATGAAGATGCTGCGCGCCAAGGCCCCCGCGGCCTGA
- a CDS encoding FAD-binding oxidoreductase → MTAVLLRELAAVLPAEALVTDVDVLEAHRRDQAEWAPSGQPRVLVRATCTDDVRAVMRVASAMRVPVVPRGAGSGLSGGANAMDGCIVLSLMRMNRVLEVDPRGMLMVVQPGVLNAEVKAAAAAQGLWYAPDPASWEFSSLGGNLATNAGGLCCVKYGVTGDAVLGLEVVLADGSVVRTGGRTMKNVAGYDLTRLFVGSEGTLGVITEATLKLRPTPPRATTLVATFPLLSGAGTAVTDIMARTRPSLLELMDRATCRAVEAYKPLGLDVEAAAFLLARSDAGGEQGVAEIETMARCCEAAGATFVTHSADAAEGELLLTARRLAYPALERQGATLLDDVGVPLSRIPELLAAVEHIASRREVLVGTFGHAGDGNMHPTVVFDRKDPEALSRARAAFDDILEAALALGGTITGEHGVGALKQPFLGRQLGEEAMRLHRRIKGAMDPLGILNPGKVC, encoded by the coding sequence ATGACCGCGGTCTTGTTGCGTGAGTTGGCGGCGGTGCTTCCAGCGGAGGCGCTGGTCACGGATGTGGACGTGCTGGAGGCGCACCGCCGGGACCAGGCCGAGTGGGCGCCCTCGGGGCAACCGAGGGTCCTGGTGCGCGCGACGTGCACGGACGATGTGCGCGCGGTGATGCGCGTCGCCTCCGCGATGCGGGTGCCGGTGGTGCCTCGCGGGGCGGGCTCCGGGTTGTCCGGTGGGGCGAACGCGATGGACGGGTGCATCGTGCTGTCGTTGATGCGGATGAACCGGGTGTTGGAGGTGGACCCCCGAGGTATGCTCATGGTCGTTCAACCTGGGGTGTTGAACGCGGAGGTGAAGGCCGCGGCGGCCGCTCAGGGCCTCTGGTATGCGCCGGACCCGGCGAGCTGGGAGTTCTCCAGCCTGGGCGGCAACCTCGCCACGAACGCGGGGGGCCTGTGCTGCGTGAAGTACGGCGTCACCGGGGACGCGGTGCTGGGGTTGGAGGTCGTCCTGGCGGATGGCTCCGTCGTGCGCACGGGCGGGCGCACGATGAAGAACGTCGCGGGGTATGACCTGACGCGGCTGTTCGTCGGCTCGGAGGGAACGCTGGGGGTCATCACCGAGGCGACGTTGAAGCTGCGCCCCACGCCGCCGCGCGCGACGACGCTGGTGGCGACCTTCCCCCTGCTGTCGGGCGCGGGCACCGCCGTCACGGACATCATGGCGCGCACGCGTCCTTCCCTGCTGGAGCTGATGGACCGGGCCACGTGCCGGGCCGTGGAGGCATACAAGCCCCTGGGATTGGACGTGGAGGCCGCGGCCTTCCTGCTGGCGCGCTCCGACGCGGGAGGTGAACAGGGCGTGGCGGAAATCGAGACGATGGCGCGCTGCTGCGAAGCGGCGGGGGCCACCTTCGTCACCCACTCCGCGGATGCGGCGGAGGGGGAGCTGCTCCTCACCGCGCGCAGGCTGGCCTACCCCGCGCTGGAGCGGCAGGGGGCGACGCTGCTGGATGACGTGGGGGTGCCGCTGTCGCGAATCCCGGAGCTGCTCGCCGCGGTGGAGCACATCGCCTCGCGGAGGGAGGTCCTGGTGGGCACCTTCGGGCACGCGGGGGACGGCAACATGCACCCCACCGTCGTCTTCGACCGCAAGGACCCGGAGGCGCTGTCGAGGGCCCGCGCGGCGTTCGACGACATCCTGGAGGCGGCGCTCGCGTTGGGGGGCACCATCACCGGGGAGCACGGGGTGGGGGCGCTGAAGCAGCCCTTCCTGGGGCGGCAGCTGGGCGAGGAGGCGATGCGGCTGCACCGGCGCATCAAGGGAGCGATGGACCCCCTGGGCATCCTCAATCCGGGCAAGGTCTGCTGA
- a CDS encoding YciI family protein, which translates to MKMKYMLMMNSPREGAGSIIHWPKEDVRAHIAFMVGFAKKLAGTGELLTAEGLAFPDQAKRVRAGADGKPITDGVFPESKEFLAGYWIVEVDSPERAYAIAAEASAAPGRGGAPLNMDIEVRQVMSGPPPDMM; encoded by the coding sequence ATGAAGATGAAATACATGCTGATGATGAACTCCCCTCGCGAAGGGGCCGGCTCCATCATCCACTGGCCCAAGGAGGACGTCCGGGCGCACATCGCGTTCATGGTGGGCTTCGCGAAGAAGCTGGCCGGGACGGGGGAGCTGCTGACGGCCGAGGGGCTGGCGTTCCCAGACCAGGCGAAGCGGGTCCGGGCGGGCGCGGACGGCAAGCCCATCACCGATGGTGTCTTCCCGGAGTCGAAGGAGTTCCTCGCGGGCTACTGGATTGTCGAAGTGGACAGCCCGGAGCGGGCCTATGCCATCGCCGCGGAGGCCTCCGCCGCGCCTGGACGAGGAGGCGCGCCGCTCAACATGGACATTGAAGTGCGGCAGGTGATGAGTGGTCCTCCGCCCGACATGATGTGA